Proteins from a genomic interval of Pseudomonas silesiensis:
- the rpoC gene encoding DNA-directed RNA polymerase subunit beta', translated as MKDLLNLLKNQGQVEEFDAIRIGLASPEMIRSWSFGEVKKPETINYRTFKPERDGLFCAKIFGPVKDYECLCGKYKRLKHRGVICEKCGVEVALAKVRRERMAHIELASPVAHIWFLKSLPSRIGLLMDMTLRDIERVLYFESYVVIDPGMTTLEKGQLLNDEQYFEALEEFGDDFDARMGAEAVRELLHAIDLEHEIGRLREEIPQTNSETKIKKLSKRLKLMEAFQGSGNLPEWMVLTVLPVLPPDLRPLVPLDGGRFATSDLNDLYRRVINRNNRLKRLLDLSAPDIIVRNEKRMLQEAVDALLDNGRRGRAITGSNKRPLKSLADMIKGKQGRFRQNLLGKRVDYSGRSVITVGPTLRLHQCGLPKKMALELFKPFIFGKLEMRGLATTIKAAKKMVERELPEVWDVLAEVIREHPVLLNRAPTLHRLGIQAFEPVLIEGKAIQLHPLVCAAYNADFDGDQMAVHVPLTLEAQLEARALMMSTNNILSPANGEPIIVPSQDVVLGLYYMTREAINAKGEGRVFADLQEVDRVFRAGEAALHAKVKVRINETVNDRDGGSVSGTRIVETTVGRALLFQVVPPGLSYDVVNQPMKKKAISKLINQCYRVVGLKETVIFADQLMYTGFAYSTISGVSIGVNDFVIPDEKARIINAATDEVKEIESQYASGLVTQGEKYNKVIDLWSKANDEVSKAMMANLSKEKVIDRHGVEVDQESFNSMYMMADSGARGSAAQIRQLAGMRGLMAKPDGSIIETPITANFREGLSVLQYFISTHGARKGLADTALKTANSGYLTRRLVDVAQDLVVTEIDCGTEHGLVMTPHIEGGDVVEPLGERVLGRVIARDVFKPGTEEVIVPGGTLVDEKWVEFIELNSIDEVIVRSPISCETRYGICAKCYGRDLARGHQVNIGEAVGVIAAQSIGEPGTQLTMRTFHIGGAASRTSAADSVQVKNGGTVRLHNLKHVERVDGCLVAVSRSGELAIADDFGRERERYKLPYGAVISVKEGDKVDAGAIVAKWDPHTHPIVTEMKGTVTYVGMEEGITIKRQTDELTGMTNIEVLDAKDRPAAGKDIRPAVKMVDDNGKDLLLPGTDVIAQYFLPANALVGVADGAKIAIGDVIARIPQETSKTRDITGGLPRVADLFEARRPKEASILAEVSGTIAFGKETKGKRRLVITPNDGTDPYEELIPKWRHLNVFEGEQVNRGEVISDGPSDPHDILRLLGVSALAKYIVNEIQDVYRLQGVKINDKHIETILRQMLRKVEIAESGDSTFIKGDQMELTHVLVENERLAGDEKFVSKFTRVLLGITKASLSTESFISAASFQETTRVLTEAAVTGKRDYLRGLKENVVVGRLIPAGTGLAYHSERKRRRDADKPLRVSASEVEAALTEALNSSGN; from the coding sequence TTGAAAGACCTACTGAATTTGCTGAAAAACCAGGGTCAAGTCGAAGAGTTCGACGCCATCCGTATCGGATTGGCCTCGCCTGAGATGATCCGCTCATGGTCGTTCGGTGAAGTTAAAAAGCCGGAAACCATCAACTACCGTACGTTCAAACCTGAGCGTGACGGTCTGTTCTGCGCCAAGATCTTTGGCCCGGTAAAGGATTACGAGTGCCTGTGCGGTAAGTACAAGCGCTTGAAGCACCGTGGTGTGATCTGCGAGAAGTGCGGCGTTGAAGTCGCACTGGCCAAAGTTCGTCGTGAGCGCATGGCGCACATCGAACTGGCCTCGCCAGTTGCCCACATCTGGTTTCTGAAATCGCTGCCGTCGCGTATCGGCTTGCTGATGGACATGACCCTGCGTGATATCGAGCGCGTTCTCTACTTCGAGAGCTATGTCGTTATCGATCCAGGCATGACCACCCTTGAAAAAGGTCAGCTGCTCAACGACGAGCAGTACTTCGAAGCGCTGGAAGAGTTCGGCGACGATTTCGATGCCCGCATGGGTGCCGAAGCTGTCCGTGAACTGCTGCACGCTATCGACCTGGAACACGAGATTGGCCGTCTGCGTGAAGAAATTCCGCAAACCAACTCCGAAACCAAAATCAAGAAGCTGTCCAAGCGTCTGAAGTTGATGGAAGCCTTCCAGGGTTCCGGCAACCTTCCAGAATGGATGGTGCTGACCGTTCTGCCGGTTCTGCCGCCAGATCTGCGTCCACTGGTCCCGCTGGATGGCGGTCGCTTCGCGACTTCCGACCTCAACGATCTGTATCGTCGAGTGATCAACCGTAACAACCGCTTGAAGCGTCTGCTCGATCTGTCCGCTCCGGACATCATCGTGCGCAACGAAAAGCGTATGTTGCAGGAAGCCGTCGACGCACTGCTCGACAACGGTCGTCGTGGCCGCGCTATCACCGGTTCGAACAAGCGTCCTCTGAAATCCCTGGCTGACATGATCAAGGGTAAACAAGGTCGTTTCCGTCAGAACTTGCTCGGTAAGCGTGTTGACTACTCCGGTCGTTCGGTAATTACCGTAGGTCCGACCCTGCGTCTGCACCAGTGCGGTCTGCCGAAGAAAATGGCTCTCGAGCTGTTCAAACCGTTCATTTTCGGCAAGCTGGAAATGCGTGGTCTCGCTACCACCATCAAAGCTGCCAAGAAGATGGTCGAACGCGAGCTGCCAGAGGTTTGGGACGTTCTCGCTGAAGTGATCCGTGAACACCCGGTTCTCCTCAACCGTGCACCGACCCTTCACCGTTTGGGTATCCAGGCGTTTGAACCGGTACTGATCGAAGGTAAGGCTATCCAGCTGCACCCTCTGGTCTGTGCTGCGTACAACGCCGACTTCGACGGCGACCAAATGGCCGTGCACGTACCGCTGACGCTGGAAGCCCAGCTCGAAGCGCGTGCGTTGATGATGTCGACCAACAACATCCTGTCGCCAGCCAACGGTGAGCCAATCATCGTTCCGTCGCAGGACGTTGTATTGGGTCTGTACTACATGACCCGTGAAGCGATCAACGCCAAGGGCGAAGGTCGTGTGTTCGCGGATCTGCAAGAAGTTGACCGTGTGTTCCGTGCCGGCGAAGCCGCACTGCACGCCAAGGTCAAAGTGCGGATCAACGAAACCGTCAACGACCGTGATGGCGGCAGCGTAAGCGGCACTCGTATCGTCGAAACCACTGTCGGCCGTGCGCTGTTGTTCCAGGTTGTTCCACCTGGCCTGTCGTACGACGTCGTCAACCAGCCGATGAAGAAAAAGGCGATCTCCAAGCTGATCAACCAGTGCTACCGCGTGGTTGGTTTGAAAGAGACCGTGATCTTCGCTGACCAGTTGATGTACACCGGTTTTGCTTACTCGACCATTTCCGGCGTTTCCATCGGTGTTAACGACTTCGTTATCCCGGATGAAAAAGCCCGCATCATCAATGCTGCTACTGATGAAGTGAAAGAGATCGAAAGTCAGTATGCCTCCGGCCTGGTAACCCAGGGCGAGAAGTACAACAAAGTGATCGACCTTTGGTCCAAGGCGAACGACGAAGTTTCCAAGGCGATGATGGCCAACCTCTCGAAAGAGAAAGTCATCGACCGTCATGGCGTCGAAGTCGACCAGGAATCCTTCAACTCGATGTACATGATGGCCGACTCGGGCGCACGGGGTTCTGCTGCGCAGATCCGTCAGCTCGCCGGTATGCGTGGCCTGATGGCCAAGCCGGACGGTTCCATCATCGAAACGCCGATTACTGCGAACTTCCGTGAAGGTTTGAGCGTACTTCAGTACTTCATCTCCACTCACGGTGCTCGTAAAGGTTTGGCGGATACCGCGTTGAAAACTGCGAACTCCGGTTACCTGACTCGTCGTCTGGTAGACGTGGCGCAGGATCTGGTGGTGACCGAGATCGATTGCGGCACCGAACATGGCCTGGTCATGACGCCGCACATTGAAGGCGGTGACGTTGTCGAGCCGTTGGGTGAGCGCGTATTGGGTCGTGTCATTGCCCGTGACGTATTCAAGCCGGGTACCGAGGAAGTTATTGTTCCTGGTGGCACGCTGGTAGACGAGAAGTGGGTCGAGTTCATCGAGCTGAACAGCATCGACGAAGTGATCGTGCGTTCGCCGATCAGCTGCGAAACCCGCTACGGCATTTGCGCCAAGTGCTACGGCCGTGACTTGGCTCGTGGTCACCAGGTGAACATCGGTGAAGCGGTCGGCGTTATTGCTGCCCAGTCCATCGGTGAGCCGGGTACCCAGCTGACCATGCGTACGTTCCACATCGGTGGTGCGGCAAGCCGGACCTCCGCAGCCGACAGCGTTCAGGTGAAGAATGGCGGTACCGTCCGTCTGCACAACCTGAAACACGTTGAGCGAGTGGATGGTTGCCTGGTTGCTGTGTCCCGTTCCGGTGAGCTGGCAATCGCTGATGACTTCGGTCGTGAGCGCGAGCGTTACAAGCTGCCGTACGGTGCTGTGATTTCGGTTAAAGAAGGTGACAAGGTCGACGCTGGCGCAATCGTGGCCAAGTGGGATCCGCACACTCACCCAATCGTTACCGAAATGAAAGGTACCGTGACCTACGTGGGCATGGAAGAAGGCATCACGATCAAGCGTCAGACTGACGAATTGACCGGTATGACCAACATTGAAGTACTCGACGCCAAAGACCGTCCAGCTGCCGGTAAAGATATCCGTCCTGCTGTGAAGATGGTTGATGACAACGGCAAGGATCTCTTGCTGCCGGGTACCGACGTAATTGCTCAGTACTTCCTGCCTGCTAACGCCCTGGTTGGTGTAGCGGATGGTGCGAAGATTGCGATCGGTGATGTTATCGCTCGTATCCCGCAAGAGACTTCGAAGACCCGTGACATCACCGGTGGTCTGCCGCGTGTTGCCGACTTGTTCGAAGCCCGTCGTCCGAAAGAAGCCTCGATTCTGGCTGAAGTCAGCGGCACCATCGCGTTCGGTAAAGAGACCAAAGGCAAACGCCGTCTGGTTATCACTCCGAACGACGGCACTGATCCGTACGAAGAGCTGATTCCGAAGTGGCGTCACCTGAACGTCTTCGAAGGCGAACAGGTAAACCGCGGCGAAGTTATCTCCGACGGCCCGAGCGATCCACACGACATCCTGCGTCTGCTGGGTGTGAGTGCGCTGGCCAAGTACATCGTGAACGAGATCCAGGACGTTTACCGTCTGCAAGGCGTGAAGATCAACGACAAGCACATCGAGACCATCCTGCGTCAGATGCTGCGTAAAGTCGAAATCGCTGAATCCGGCGACTCGACTTTCATCAAGGGCGACCAGATGGAGTTGACTCACGTTCTGGTAGAGAACGAGCGTCTGGCTGGCGACGAGAAATTCGTTTCCAAGTTCACTCGTGTGTTGCTGGGTATCACCAAGGCGTCGTTGTCCACCGAATCGTTCATCTCGGCGGCTTCCTTCCAGGAAACCACTCGCGTACTGACCGAAGCGGCGGTAACCGGCAAGCGCGATTACCTGCGCGGCCTGAAAGAAAACGTGGTCGTGGGTCGTCTGATCCCGGCCGGTACCGGTCTGGCTTACCACAGCGAGCGCAAGCGCCGCCGTGATGCTGACAAACCGTTGCGCGTAAGCGCCAGTGAAGTGGAAGCTGCACTGACCGAAGCGCTGAACTCGAGCGGTAACTGA
- the rpoB gene encoding DNA-directed RNA polymerase subunit beta, whose product MAYSYTEKKRIRKDFSKLPDVMDVPYLLAIQLDSYREFLQAGATKDQFRDVGLHAAFKSVFPIISYSGNAALEYVGYRLGEPAFDVKECVLRGVTYAVPLRVKVRLIIFDKESSNKAIKDIKEQEVYMGEIPLMTENGTFVINGTERVIVSQLHRSPGVFFDHDRGKTHSSGKLLYSARIIPYRGSWLDFEFDPKDCVFVRIDRRRKLPASVLLRALGYTTEEVLDAFYTTNVFHLSGETLSLELIASRLRGEIAVLDIQDEKGKVIVEAGRRITARHINQIEKAGLKTLEVPLDYVLGRTTAKAIVHPATGEILAECNTELNTEILAKIAKAQVVRIETLYTNDIDCGPFVSDTLKIDSTSNQLEALVEIYRMMRPGEPPTKDAAETLFNNLFFSPERYDLSAVGRMKFNRRIGRTEIEGSGVLCKEDIVAVLKTLVDIRNGKGIVDDIDHLGNRRVRCVGEMAENQFRVGLVRVERAVKERLSMAESEGLMPQDLINAKPVAAAVKEFFGSSQLSQFMDQNNPLSEITHKRRVSALGPGGLTRERAGFEVRDVHPTHYGRVCPIETPEGPNIGLINSLAAYARTNQYGFLESPYRVVKDALVTDEIVFLSAIEEADHVIAQASATMNDKKVLIDELVAVRHLNEFTVKAPEDVTLMDVSPKQVVSVAASLIPFLEHDDANRALMGSNMQRQAVPTLRADKPLVGTGMERNVARDSGVCVVARRGGVIDSVDASRIVVRVADDEVETGEAGVDIYNLTKYTRSNQNTCINQRPLVRKGDRVQRSDIMADGPSTDMGELALGQNMRIAFMAWNGFNFEDSICLSERVVQEDRFTTIHIQELTCVARDTKLGPEEITADIPNVGEAALNKLDEAGIVYVGAEVGAGDILVGKVTPKGETQLTPEEKLLRAIFGEKASDVKDTSLRVPTGTKGTVIDVQVFTRDGVERDARALSIEKTQLDEIRKDLNEEFRIVEGATFERLRSALVGHKAEGGAGLKKGQDITDEVLDGLEHGQWFKLRMAEDALNEQLEKAQAYIVDRRRLLDDKFEDKKRKLQQGDDLAPGVLKIVKVYLAIRRRIQPGDKMAGRHGNKGVVSVIMPVEDMPHDANGTPVDVVLNPLGVPSRMNVGQILETHLGLAAKGLGEKINRMIEEQRKVADLRKFLHEIYNEIGGRNEDLDSFSDQEILDLAKNLRGGVPMATPVFDGAKESEIKAMLKLADLPESGQMQLTDGRTGNKFERPVTVGYMYMLKLNHLVDDKMHARSTGSYSLVTQQPLGGKAQFGGQRFGEMEVWALEAYGAAYTLQEMLTVKSDDVNGRTKMYKNIVDGDHRMEPGMPESFNVLIKEIRSLGIDIDLETE is encoded by the coding sequence ATGGCTTACTCATATACTGAGAAAAAACGTATCCGCAAGGACTTTAGCAAGTTGCCGGACGTCATGGATGTGCCGTATCTCCTGGCAATCCAGCTGGATTCGTATCGTGAATTCTTGCAGGCGGGAGCGACTAAAGATCAGTTCCGCGACGTGGGCCTGCATGCGGCCTTCAAATCCGTTTTCCCGATCATCAGCTACTCCGGCAATGCTGCGCTGGAGTACGTCGGTTATCGCCTGGGCGAACCGGCATTTGATGTCAAAGAATGCGTATTGCGCGGTGTAACTTACGCCGTACCTTTGCGGGTAAAAGTGCGCCTGATCATTTTCGACAAAGAATCGTCGAACAAAGCGATCAAGGACATCAAAGAGCAAGAAGTCTACATGGGTGAAATCCCCCTGATGACTGAAAACGGTACCTTCGTAATCAACGGTACCGAGCGAGTAATCGTTTCCCAGCTGCACCGTTCCCCGGGCGTGTTCTTCGACCACGACCGCGGCAAGACGCATAGCTCCGGCAAACTGCTGTACTCCGCGCGCATCATTCCTTACCGCGGTTCGTGGCTGGACTTCGAGTTCGACCCGAAAGACTGCGTATTCGTGCGTATCGACCGTCGTCGCAAGCTGCCTGCATCGGTACTGCTGCGCGCGCTCGGCTATACCACTGAAGAAGTGCTCGACGCGTTCTACACCACCAACGTTTTCCACCTGAGCGGCGAAACCCTCAGTCTGGAACTGATTGCTTCGCGTCTGCGTGGTGAAATCGCTGTTCTTGATATTCAGGACGAGAAGGGCAAGGTCATCGTTGAGGCTGGTCGCCGTATTACTGCGCGCCACATCAACCAGATCGAAAAAGCCGGTCTCAAGACCCTGGAAGTGCCTCTGGACTACGTCCTGGGTCGCACTACCGCCAAGGCCATCGTGCATCCGGCAACCGGCGAAATCCTGGCAGAGTGCAACACCGAGCTGAACACCGAGATCCTGGCAAAAATCGCCAAGGCCCAGGTTGTTCGCATCGAGACTCTGTACACCAACGATATCGACTGCGGTCCGTTCGTCTCCGACACCCTGAAGATCGACTCCACCAGCAACCAATTGGAAGCGCTGGTCGAGATCTATCGCATGATGCGTCCAGGCGAGCCGCCAACCAAAGACGCTGCCGAGACCCTGTTCAACAACCTGTTCTTCAGCCCTGAGCGCTATGACCTGTCTGCGGTCGGCCGGATGAAGTTCAACCGTCGTATCGGTCGTACCGAGATCGAAGGTTCGGGCGTGTTGTGCAAAGAAGACATCGTCGCGGTACTGAAGACTCTGGTCGACATCCGTAACGGTAAAGGCATCGTCGATGACATCGACCACCTGGGTAACCGTCGTGTTCGCTGCGTAGGCGAAATGGCCGAGAACCAGTTCCGCGTTGGCCTGGTACGTGTTGAGCGTGCGGTCAAAGAGCGTCTGTCGATGGCTGAAAGCGAAGGCCTGATGCCGCAAGACCTGATCAACGCCAAGCCAGTGGCTGCGGCGGTGAAAGAGTTCTTCGGTTCCAGCCAGCTTTCCCAGTTCATGGACCAGAACAACCCGCTGTCCGAGATCACCCACAAGCGTCGTGTGTCTGCACTCGGCCCTGGCGGTTTGACCCGTGAGCGTGCCGGCTTTGAAGTGCGTGACGTACACCCGACTCACTACGGTCGTGTATGCCCGATCGAAACGCCGGAAGGTCCGAACATCGGCCTGATCAACTCCCTGGCTGCCTATGCGCGCACCAACCAGTACGGCTTCCTCGAGAGCCCGTACCGTGTGGTGAAAGACGCTCTGGTCACCGACGAGATCGTGTTCCTGTCCGCCATCGAAGAAGCTGATCACGTGATCGCTCAGGCTTCGGCCACGATGAACGACAAGAAGGTCCTGATCGACGAACTGGTAGCTGTTCGTCACTTGAACGAGTTCACCGTCAAGGCGCCGGAAGACGTCACCTTGATGGACGTATCGCCGAAGCAGGTAGTTTCGGTTGCAGCGTCGCTGATCCCGTTCCTCGAGCACGATGACGCCAACCGTGCGTTGATGGGTTCGAACATGCAGCGTCAAGCTGTACCTACCCTGCGCGCTGACAAGCCGCTGGTCGGTACCGGCATGGAGCGTAACGTAGCCCGTGACTCCGGCGTTTGCGTCGTGGCTCGTCGTGGCGGCGTGATCGACTCCGTCGACGCCAGCCGTATCGTGGTTCGTGTTGCCGATGACGAAGTTGAAACCGGTGAAGCCGGTGTCGACATCTACAACCTGACCAAATACACCCGCTCCAACCAGAACACCTGCATCAACCAGCGTCCGCTGGTGCGTAAAGGTGATCGGGTTCAGCGCAGCGACATCATGGCCGACGGCCCGTCCACCGACATGGGTGAACTGGCGCTGGGTCAGAACATGCGCATCGCGTTCATGGCATGGAACGGCTTCAACTTCGAAGACTCCATCTGCCTGTCCGAGCGTGTGGTTCAGGAAGACCGCTTCACCACGATCCACATTCAGGAACTGACCTGTGTGGCGCGTGACACCAAGCTTGGGCCAGAGGAAATCACTGCCGACATCCCGAACGTGGGTGAAGCGGCACTGAACAAGCTGGACGAAGCCGGTATCGTTTACGTAGGTGCCGAAGTAGGCGCAGGCGACATCCTGGTCGGCAAGGTCACTCCGAAAGGCGAGACCCAACTGACTCCGGAAGAAAAACTGCTGCGTGCCATCTTCGGTGAAAAAGCCAGCGACGTTAAAGACACCTCCCTGCGCGTGCCTACCGGCACCAAGGGTACTGTCATCGACGTACAGGTCTTCACCCGCGACGGCGTTGAGCGTGATGCTCGTGCACTGTCGATCGAGAAGACTCAACTCGACGAGATCCGCAAGGATCTGAACGAAGAGTTCCGTATCGTTGAAGGCGCGACCTTCGAACGTCTGCGTTCCGCTCTGGTCGGCCACAAAGCCGAAGGCGGCGCCGGCCTGAAGAAAGGTCAGGACATCACCGACGAAGTGCTCGACGGTCTTGAGCATGGCCAGTGGTTCAAACTGCGCATGGCTGAAGATGCTCTGAACGAGCAGCTCGAGAAGGCTCAGGCCTACATCGTTGATCGCCGCCGTCTGCTGGACGACAAGTTCGAAGACAAGAAGCGCAAACTGCAGCAGGGCGATGACCTGGCTCCAGGCGTGCTGAAAATCGTCAAGGTTTACCTGGCAATCCGTCGTCGCATCCAGCCGGGCGACAAGATGGCCGGTCGTCACGGTAACAAAGGTGTGGTCTCCGTGATCATGCCGGTTGAAGACATGCCGCACGATGCCAATGGCACCCCGGTCGACGTCGTCCTCAACCCGTTGGGCGTACCTTCGCGTATGAACGTTGGTCAGATCCTTGAAACCCACTTGGGCCTCGCGGCCAAAGGCCTGGGCGAGAAGATCAACCGCATGATCGAGGAGCAACGTAAAGTTGCCGATCTGCGCAAGTTCCTGCACGAGATCTACAACGAGATCGGCGGTCGCAACGAAGATCTGGACAGCTTCTCCGACCAGGAAATCCTGGATCTGGCGAAGAACCTGCGTGGCGGCGTTCCAATGGCCACTCCAGTATTCGACGGTGCCAAGGAAAGCGAAATCAAGGCCATGCTGAAACTGGCGGACCTGCCAGAAAGCGGCCAGATGCAGCTGACCGACGGCCGTACCGGCAACAAGTTCGAGCGCCCGGTGACTGTTGGCTACATGTACATGCTGAAGCTGAACCACTTGGTAGACGACAAGATGCACGCTCGTTCTACCGGTTCGTACAGCCTGGTTACCCAGCAGCCGCTGGGTGGTAAGGCGCAGTTCGGTGGTCAGCGTTTCGGGGAGATGGAGGTCTGGGCACTGGAAGCATACGGTGCTGCTTACACTCTGCAAGAAATGCTCACAGTGAAGTCGGACGATGTGAACGGCCGTACCAAGATGTACAAAAACATCGTGGATGGCGATCACCGTATGGAGCCGGGCATGCCCGAGTCCTTCAACGTGTTGATCAAGGAAATTCGTTCCCTCGGCATCGATATCGATCTGGAAACCGAATAA
- the rplL gene encoding 50S ribosomal protein L7/L12, whose product MSLTNDQIIEAIGEKSVLEIVELIKAMEEKFGVSAAAASAGPAAVAAVVEEQTEFNVMLLEAGEKKVNVIKAVRELTGLGLKEAKAVVDGAPGMVLEAVSKDAADKAAKTLEEAGAKVELK is encoded by the coding sequence ATGTCTCTGACTAACGACCAAATCATCGAAGCAATCGGCGAAAAATCCGTTCTGGAAATCGTTGAGCTGATCAAGGCCATGGAAGAGAAGTTCGGCGTTTCCGCTGCCGCTGCTTCCGCAGGTCCAGCCGCTGTTGCTGCCGTTGTTGAAGAACAAACTGAATTCAACGTCATGCTGCTGGAAGCTGGCGAGAAGAAAGTTAACGTGATCAAGGCAGTACGTGAACTGACCGGTCTGGGCCTGAAAGAAGCCAAGGCTGTAGTTGACGGCGCTCCAGGCATGGTACTGGAAGCTGTTTCGAAAGACGCAGCTGACAAAGCCGCTAAAACTCTGGAAGAAGCAGGCGCTAAAGTCGAGCTGAAGTAA
- the rplJ gene encoding 50S ribosomal protein L10 yields the protein MAIKLEDKKAIVAEVNKAAQVALSAVVADARGVTVGAMTGLRKEAREAGVYVRVVRNTLLKRAVAGTQYDVLNDVFTGPTLIAFSKDHPGAAARIFKEFAKGQDKFEIKAAAFEGKYLAANQIDVLASLPTRDEAISQLMSVIQGATSKLARTLAALRDQKEAAAA from the coding sequence GTGGCAATTAAACTTGAAGACAAGAAGGCCATCGTCGCTGAAGTCAACAAGGCTGCCCAAGTTGCTCTGTCCGCTGTCGTGGCTGATGCCCGTGGCGTAACAGTAGGCGCTATGACCGGACTCCGTAAAGAGGCTCGTGAAGCTGGCGTTTACGTACGTGTTGTACGTAACACCCTGCTCAAGCGCGCCGTTGCCGGCACTCAATATGACGTGCTCAACGACGTGTTCACCGGCCCGACCTTGATTGCATTCTCCAAAGACCATCCGGGCGCTGCTGCCCGTATTTTCAAAGAGTTCGCAAAAGGTCAGGACAAGTTCGAGATCAAGGCAGCTGCGTTCGAGGGCAAGTACCTCGCGGCTAATCAGATCGACGTACTGGCAAGCCTGCCGACCCGTGACGAAGCAATTTCTCAGCTGATGAGCGTGATTCAAGGCGCAACCAGCAAATTGGCTCGTACTCTGGCGGCTCTTCGCGACCAGAAAGAAGCCGCTGCAGCCTAA
- the rplA gene encoding 50S ribosomal protein L1, with amino-acid sequence MAKLTKRQKAIAGKIEAGKSYNFVDAAALLAELSTVKFSESFDVAVNLGVDPRKSDQVVRSATVLPHGTGKTVRVAVFTQGPAAEAALAAGADRVGMDDLAAEMKGGDLNYDVVIASPDAMRVVGQLGQILGPRGLMPNPKVGTVTPDVATAVKNAKAGQVRYRTDKNGIIHTSVGKVGFDAVKLKENVEALIADLKRIKPASSKGIYVKRVTLSTTMGPGLVIDQGSLDA; translated from the coding sequence ATGGCTAAGCTGACCAAGCGTCAAAAGGCTATCGCCGGCAAAATCGAAGCAGGCAAGTCCTACAACTTTGTAGACGCTGCCGCCCTGCTGGCTGAGCTGTCGACCGTCAAGTTCAGCGAGTCGTTCGACGTTGCTGTGAACCTGGGCGTTGACCCGCGTAAATCCGACCAGGTCGTTCGTAGCGCTACCGTGCTGCCACACGGCACTGGCAAGACCGTTCGCGTTGCCGTGTTCACCCAGGGTCCAGCTGCCGAGGCCGCTCTGGCTGCCGGCGCTGACCGTGTAGGTATGGACGACCTGGCTGCCGAAATGAAAGGCGGCGACCTGAACTATGACGTAGTGATCGCATCCCCGGATGCCATGCGCGTTGTAGGCCAGTTGGGTCAGATCCTCGGTCCACGCGGCCTGATGCCTAACCCTAAAGTCGGCACCGTAACCCCAGACGTAGCTACCGCGGTTAAAAACGCCAAGGCTGGTCAGGTTCGTTATCGCACCGACAAAAACGGCATCATCCACACCTCCGTTGGCAAAGTCGGCTTCGATGCCGTCAAGCTGAAGGAAAACGTTGAAGCCCTGATCGCTGATCTGAAGCGTATCAAGCCGGCTTCCTCGAAAGGTATTTACGTCAAGCGCGTTACCCTGAGCACCACCATGGGTCCAGGCCTGGTCATCGACCAAGGTTCGCTCGACGCGTAA
- the rplK gene encoding 50S ribosomal protein L11, with the protein MAKKITAYIKLQVKAAQANPSPPVGPALGQHGVNIMEFCKAFNARTQGIEPGLPTPVIITVYSDRSFTFETKSTPASVLLKKAAGLTSGSARPNTVKVGTVTRAQLEEIAKTKNADLTAADMDAAVRTIAGSARSMGLNVEGV; encoded by the coding sequence ATGGCCAAGAAAATTACCGCTTACATCAAGCTGCAAGTGAAGGCCGCTCAGGCTAACCCAAGCCCACCTGTTGGTCCTGCTCTGGGTCAGCACGGCGTGAACATCATGGAATTCTGCAAGGCTTTCAACGCCCGTACTCAGGGTATTGAGCCAGGCCTGCCGACTCCAGTGATCATCACTGTCTACAGCGACCGTAGCTTCACTTTCGAAACCAAATCCACCCCTGCTTCGGTTCTGCTGAAGAAGGCGGCTGGTCTGACTAGCGGTTCCGCTCGTCCGAACACCGTTAAGGTTGGCACCGTGACCCGTGCTCAGCTGGAAGAAATCGCGAAAACCAAAAACGCGGATCTGACTGCAGCTGATATGGATGCAGCCGTGCGTACTATCGCCGGTTCTGCTCGTAGCATGGGCCTTAACGTGGAGGGTGTGTAA
- the nusG gene encoding transcription termination/antitermination protein NusG yields MAKRWYVVHAYSGYEKHVMRSLVERVKLAGMEDGFGEILVPTEEVVEMRNGQKRKSERKFFPGYVLVQMDMNEGTWHLVKDTPRVMGFIGGTADKPAPITDKEAEAILRRVADGSDKPKPKTLFEPGESVRVNDGPFADFTGTVEEVNYEKSRIQVAVLIFGRSTPVELEFSQVEKV; encoded by the coding sequence GTGGCTAAGCGTTGGTACGTTGTGCATGCTTACTCCGGTTACGAGAAGCATGTCATGCGCTCGTTGGTAGAGCGCGTAAAGCTGGCTGGCATGGAAGATGGCTTTGGCGAAATTCTGGTTCCCACTGAAGAAGTGGTTGAAATGCGTAATGGCCAGAAACGCAAAAGCGAGCGCAAGTTCTTCCCAGGTTATGTGCTGGTCCAGATGGACATGAACGAGGGTACTTGGCACTTGGTCAAGGATACGCCTCGGGTGATGGGTTTCATCGGCGGTACTGCCGATAAGCCTGCGCCGATCACAGATAAAGAGGCAGAAGCGATTCTGCGTCGTGTTGCTGATGGTAGCGACAAGCCGAAGCCGAAGACGTTGTTCGAGCCAGGTGAGTCGGTACGGGTCAACGACGGACCGTTCGCCGATTTTACTGGCACGGTTGAAGAAGTTAACTACGAAAAGAGCCGGATCCAAGTGGCAGTGCTTATTTTCGGACGCTCTACTCCGGTAGAGCTTGAGTTCAGTCAGGTCGAAAAGGTCTAG